One part of the Lycium ferocissimum isolate CSIRO_LF1 chromosome 8, AGI_CSIRO_Lferr_CH_V1, whole genome shotgun sequence genome encodes these proteins:
- the LOC132067483 gene encoding uncharacterized protein LOC132067483 isoform X2, whose product MDNEDKSWMNCLRWTEEYSRGVNNFLDKAFERASQGDEILCPCKKCVNRYWHYRNVVEEHLVVEGFVDNYTKWVFHGEGFYSRNAPHPINDDEDSNLRDNIDGLLHDTFRNVEGESAHEEVGREGLSEDAKKFFKLLEEGKQELYPGCETFTKLSFTIRLYLLKTLHGLSNVAFSDILALLKEAFPFAQLPESFNKARNMIKDLGLHYEKIHACPNDCMLFWKDNEKAENCSVCGSSRWKSVGNALTNAKSKIPAKVLRYFPLKPRLQRMFMCPETSVAMRWHANERPNDGNIRHPADGEAWKDFDSLHPDFSRDPRNVRLGLSSDGFNPFRTMSISHSTWPVMLMNYNLSPWICMKSEYIMLSMIIPGPSSPGNDIDVYLQPLIAELKELWEAGIETYDAETNQTFRMRAALLWTVSDFPALAMVSGWSTKGKLACPTCNYDTCSQYLKHSRKMCYMGHRRFLPRDHPLRKDKKSFNGQEEHRPAPTPLSGVEVFEELREFNNVYGKGKKKRPRDNKGPWKKRSIFFELPYWAHNKLRHNLDVMHIEKNICDSLLGTLLDIDGKSKDHVNSRYDLQEMGIRKELQPIEDDNGSLSLARACFSMKPEQKRLFCTVMKNAKLPKGCASNISQRVQVKEMKISGYKSHDAHFIMHYLLQVAVRKALPKNVSLTLIREHKNLMGNHTRSNAWSSE is encoded by the exons ATGGACAATGAAGATAAAAGTTGGATGAATTGCCTAAGATGGACGGAGGAGTATAGTCGTGGAGTGAACAATTTTCTTGATAAGGCATTTGAACGAGCTTCTCAAGGAGATGAAATATTATGCCCTTGCAAAAAATGTGTTAATCGCTACTGGCATTATAGAAATGTCGTGGAAGAACACTTGGTTGTTGAGGGGTTTGTTGATAATTACACCAAATGGGTTTTCCATGGAGAAGGGTTTTACTCGAGAAATGCACCTCATCCAatcaatgatgatgaagatTCTAACTTGCGTGACAACATTGATGGACTGCTTCATGATACATTTAGAAATGTGGAGGGTGAGTCAGCACATGAAGAAGTAGGGAGAGAGGGACTATCTGAAGATgcaaagaaattttttaaattattggaGGAAGGGAAACAAGAGTTATATCCGGGGTGTGAAACTTTCACTAAATTGAGTTTCACCATTCGGTTGTACTTGCTTAAAACCTTGCATGGGTTGAGTAATGTAGCATTTTCAGACATTTTAGCATTGCTGAAGGAGGCATTTCCCTTTGCCCAGCTACCAGAGTCATTCAACAAGGCTAGAAACATGATAAAAGATTTGGGTCTTCATTATGAAAAAATACATGCATGCCCTAATGATTGCATGCTATTTTGGAAAGACAATGAGAAAGCAGAAAATTGCTCCGTTTGTGGGTCTTCTAGATGGAAGAGTGTTGGTAATGCCTTGACTAATGCCAAATCTAAAATCCCTGCAAAGGTTTTAAGGTACTTTCCCTTAAAGCCTAGGCTTCAAAGGATGTTTATGTGTCCTGAAACATCTGTTGCAATGAGGTGGCATGCTAATGAACGACCCAATGACGGGAATATAAGACATCCTGCTGATGGAGAAGCTTGGAAGGATTTTGACTCTTTGCACCCAGACTTTTCTAGAGATCCTCGTAATGTCAGGTTGGGTCTTTCAAGTGATGGTTTCAACCCATTTCGAACCATGAGTATTTCTCATAGCACGTGGCCTGTTATGTTAATGAACTATAATTTATCACCGTGGATTTGCATGAAGTCGGAATATATCATGTTGTCAATGATCATTCCGGGTCCTTCATCTCCGGGAAATGATATAGATGTGTACCTACAACCATTAATTGCAGAATTAAAGGAATTATGGGAAGCTGGGATAGAAACTTATGATGCTGAAACCAACCAAACATTCCGAATGCGTGCAGCCTTATTGTGGACAGTTAGTGATTTTCCAGCATTAGCAATGGTTTCTGGATGGAGCACCAAAGGGAAACTGGCATGCCCCACTTGTAATTATgacacatgctctcaatatCTCAAGCATAGTCGTAAGATGTGTTACATGGGTCATAGGAGATTTTTGCCTCGCGATCATCCATTAAGAAAAGATAAGAAATCATTTAATGGTCAGGAGGAACATAGACCTGCACCAACTCCTTTGTCGGGTGTAGAGGTATTTGAAGAGCTGCGTGAATTCAACAATGTTTATggaaagggcaaaaaaaaaaggcctcGGGATAATAAGGGTCCCTGGAAAAAAAGGTCCATTTTTTTTGAATTGCCATATTGGGCACATAATAAATTGAGGCACAATCTTGATGTGATGCACATAGAGAAGAATATATGTGATAGTTTGCTTGGGACTTTATTGGATATAGATGGAAAGTCAAAGGATCATGTAAATTCTCGCTATGACTTACAAGAAATGGGGATACGGAAGGAGCTACAACCAATAGAAGATGATAATGGTAGTTTAAGTTTGGCTCGAGCTTGTTTCTCCATGAAGCCAGAACAGAAACGGTTGTTTTGCACAGTCATGAAAAATGCCAAATTACCAAAAGGGTGTGCTTCGAATATATCACAACGTGTGCAAGTGAAGGAGATGAAAATATCAGGGTACAAGAGCCATGATGCTCATTTTATAATGCATTACCTTCTCCAAGTTGCTGTTAGAAAAGCTTTGCCCAAGAATGTTTCGCTGACCTTGATTAG GGAACATAAGAATTTGATGGGTAATCATACTAGATCAAATGCCTGG AGTTCTGAATAG
- the LOC132067483 gene encoding uncharacterized protein LOC132067483 isoform X1, whose product MDNEDKSWMNCLRWTEEYSRGVNNFLDKAFERASQGDEILCPCKKCVNRYWHYRNVVEEHLVVEGFVDNYTKWVFHGEGFYSRNAPHPINDDEDSNLRDNIDGLLHDTFRNVEGESAHEEVGREGLSEDAKKFFKLLEEGKQELYPGCETFTKLSFTIRLYLLKTLHGLSNVAFSDILALLKEAFPFAQLPESFNKARNMIKDLGLHYEKIHACPNDCMLFWKDNEKAENCSVCGSSRWKSVGNALTNAKSKIPAKVLRYFPLKPRLQRMFMCPETSVAMRWHANERPNDGNIRHPADGEAWKDFDSLHPDFSRDPRNVRLGLSSDGFNPFRTMSISHSTWPVMLMNYNLSPWICMKSEYIMLSMIIPGPSSPGNDIDVYLQPLIAELKELWEAGIETYDAETNQTFRMRAALLWTVSDFPALAMVSGWSTKGKLACPTCNYDTCSQYLKHSRKMCYMGHRRFLPRDHPLRKDKKSFNGQEEHRPAPTPLSGVEVFEELREFNNVYGKGKKKRPRDNKGPWKKRSIFFELPYWAHNKLRHNLDVMHIEKNICDSLLGTLLDIDGKSKDHVNSRYDLQEMGIRKELQPIEDDNGSLSLARACFSMKPEQKRLFCTVMKNAKLPKGCASNISQRVQVKEMKISGYKSHDAHFIMHYLLQVAVRKALPKNVSLTLIRLGNFFRAICSKVIRPRDLEKMHSEIVEIICDLEKIFHPTFFDIMLHLPIHLVNEIKFGGPAHLRWMYSIERHLCKLKGFVRNRSCPEASIARGFWLKSA is encoded by the coding sequence ATGGACAATGAAGATAAAAGTTGGATGAATTGCCTAAGATGGACGGAGGAGTATAGTCGTGGAGTGAACAATTTTCTTGATAAGGCATTTGAACGAGCTTCTCAAGGAGATGAAATATTATGCCCTTGCAAAAAATGTGTTAATCGCTACTGGCATTATAGAAATGTCGTGGAAGAACACTTGGTTGTTGAGGGGTTTGTTGATAATTACACCAAATGGGTTTTCCATGGAGAAGGGTTTTACTCGAGAAATGCACCTCATCCAatcaatgatgatgaagatTCTAACTTGCGTGACAACATTGATGGACTGCTTCATGATACATTTAGAAATGTGGAGGGTGAGTCAGCACATGAAGAAGTAGGGAGAGAGGGACTATCTGAAGATgcaaagaaattttttaaattattggaGGAAGGGAAACAAGAGTTATATCCGGGGTGTGAAACTTTCACTAAATTGAGTTTCACCATTCGGTTGTACTTGCTTAAAACCTTGCATGGGTTGAGTAATGTAGCATTTTCAGACATTTTAGCATTGCTGAAGGAGGCATTTCCCTTTGCCCAGCTACCAGAGTCATTCAACAAGGCTAGAAACATGATAAAAGATTTGGGTCTTCATTATGAAAAAATACATGCATGCCCTAATGATTGCATGCTATTTTGGAAAGACAATGAGAAAGCAGAAAATTGCTCCGTTTGTGGGTCTTCTAGATGGAAGAGTGTTGGTAATGCCTTGACTAATGCCAAATCTAAAATCCCTGCAAAGGTTTTAAGGTACTTTCCCTTAAAGCCTAGGCTTCAAAGGATGTTTATGTGTCCTGAAACATCTGTTGCAATGAGGTGGCATGCTAATGAACGACCCAATGACGGGAATATAAGACATCCTGCTGATGGAGAAGCTTGGAAGGATTTTGACTCTTTGCACCCAGACTTTTCTAGAGATCCTCGTAATGTCAGGTTGGGTCTTTCAAGTGATGGTTTCAACCCATTTCGAACCATGAGTATTTCTCATAGCACGTGGCCTGTTATGTTAATGAACTATAATTTATCACCGTGGATTTGCATGAAGTCGGAATATATCATGTTGTCAATGATCATTCCGGGTCCTTCATCTCCGGGAAATGATATAGATGTGTACCTACAACCATTAATTGCAGAATTAAAGGAATTATGGGAAGCTGGGATAGAAACTTATGATGCTGAAACCAACCAAACATTCCGAATGCGTGCAGCCTTATTGTGGACAGTTAGTGATTTTCCAGCATTAGCAATGGTTTCTGGATGGAGCACCAAAGGGAAACTGGCATGCCCCACTTGTAATTATgacacatgctctcaatatCTCAAGCATAGTCGTAAGATGTGTTACATGGGTCATAGGAGATTTTTGCCTCGCGATCATCCATTAAGAAAAGATAAGAAATCATTTAATGGTCAGGAGGAACATAGACCTGCACCAACTCCTTTGTCGGGTGTAGAGGTATTTGAAGAGCTGCGTGAATTCAACAATGTTTATggaaagggcaaaaaaaaaaggcctcGGGATAATAAGGGTCCCTGGAAAAAAAGGTCCATTTTTTTTGAATTGCCATATTGGGCACATAATAAATTGAGGCACAATCTTGATGTGATGCACATAGAGAAGAATATATGTGATAGTTTGCTTGGGACTTTATTGGATATAGATGGAAAGTCAAAGGATCATGTAAATTCTCGCTATGACTTACAAGAAATGGGGATACGGAAGGAGCTACAACCAATAGAAGATGATAATGGTAGTTTAAGTTTGGCTCGAGCTTGTTTCTCCATGAAGCCAGAACAGAAACGGTTGTTTTGCACAGTCATGAAAAATGCCAAATTACCAAAAGGGTGTGCTTCGAATATATCACAACGTGTGCAAGTGAAGGAGATGAAAATATCAGGGTACAAGAGCCATGATGCTCATTTTATAATGCATTACCTTCTCCAAGTTGCTGTTAGAAAAGCTTTGCCCAAGAATGTTTCGCTGACCTTGATTAGGTTGGGCAATTTCTTTAGAGCCATATGTAGTAAGGTTATAAGGCCAAGAGATCTTGAAAAAATGCATTCTGAAATTGTTGAAATAATATGTGACCTTGAAAAGATTTTTCATCCAACATTTTTTGATATAATGCTACATTTACCTATTCATTTAGTGAATGAAATTAAGTTTGGGGGTCCGGCCCATCTTCGTTGGATGTATTCCATTGAGAGGCACCTATGTAAGTTGAAGGGGTTCGTTCGCAATCGATCTTGTCCAGAAGCATCAATAGCGAGAGGGTTCTGGCTGAAGAGTGCTTGA
- the LOC132067483 gene encoding uncharacterized protein LOC132067483 isoform X3, which produces MDNEDKSWMNCLRWTEEYSRGVNNFLDKAFERASQGDEILCPCKKCVNRYWHYRNVVEEHLVVEGFVDNYTKWVFHGEGFYSRNAPHPINDDEDSNLRDNIDGLLHDTFRNVEGESAHEEVGREGLSEDAKKFFKLLEEGKQELYPGCETFTKLSFTIRLYLLKTLHGLSNVAFSDILALLKEAFPFAQLPESFNKARNMIKDLGLHYEKIHACPNDCMLFWKDNEKAENCSVCGSSRWKSVGNALTNAKSKIPAKVLRYFPLKPRLQRMFMCPETSVAMRWHANERPNDGNIRHPADGEAWKDFDSLHPDFSRDPRNVRLGLSSDGFNPFRTMSISHSTWPVMLMNYNLSPWICMKSEYIMLSMIIPGPSSPGNDIDVYLQPLIAELKELWEAGIETYDAETNQTFRMRAALLWTVSDFPALAMVSGWSTKGKLACPTCNYDTCSQYLKHSRKMCYMGHRRFLPRDHPLRKDKKSFNGQEEHRPAPTPLSGVEVFEELREFNNVYGKGKKKRPRDNKGPWKKRSIFFELPYWAHNKLRHNLDVMHIEKNICDSLLGTLLDIDGKSKDHVNSRYDLQEMGIRKELQPIEDDNGSLSLARACFSMKPEQKRLFCTVMKNAKLPKGCASNISQRVQVKEMKISGYKSHDAHFIMHYLLQVAVRKALPKNVSLTLISE; this is translated from the exons ATGGACAATGAAGATAAAAGTTGGATGAATTGCCTAAGATGGACGGAGGAGTATAGTCGTGGAGTGAACAATTTTCTTGATAAGGCATTTGAACGAGCTTCTCAAGGAGATGAAATATTATGCCCTTGCAAAAAATGTGTTAATCGCTACTGGCATTATAGAAATGTCGTGGAAGAACACTTGGTTGTTGAGGGGTTTGTTGATAATTACACCAAATGGGTTTTCCATGGAGAAGGGTTTTACTCGAGAAATGCACCTCATCCAatcaatgatgatgaagatTCTAACTTGCGTGACAACATTGATGGACTGCTTCATGATACATTTAGAAATGTGGAGGGTGAGTCAGCACATGAAGAAGTAGGGAGAGAGGGACTATCTGAAGATgcaaagaaattttttaaattattggaGGAAGGGAAACAAGAGTTATATCCGGGGTGTGAAACTTTCACTAAATTGAGTTTCACCATTCGGTTGTACTTGCTTAAAACCTTGCATGGGTTGAGTAATGTAGCATTTTCAGACATTTTAGCATTGCTGAAGGAGGCATTTCCCTTTGCCCAGCTACCAGAGTCATTCAACAAGGCTAGAAACATGATAAAAGATTTGGGTCTTCATTATGAAAAAATACATGCATGCCCTAATGATTGCATGCTATTTTGGAAAGACAATGAGAAAGCAGAAAATTGCTCCGTTTGTGGGTCTTCTAGATGGAAGAGTGTTGGTAATGCCTTGACTAATGCCAAATCTAAAATCCCTGCAAAGGTTTTAAGGTACTTTCCCTTAAAGCCTAGGCTTCAAAGGATGTTTATGTGTCCTGAAACATCTGTTGCAATGAGGTGGCATGCTAATGAACGACCCAATGACGGGAATATAAGACATCCTGCTGATGGAGAAGCTTGGAAGGATTTTGACTCTTTGCACCCAGACTTTTCTAGAGATCCTCGTAATGTCAGGTTGGGTCTTTCAAGTGATGGTTTCAACCCATTTCGAACCATGAGTATTTCTCATAGCACGTGGCCTGTTATGTTAATGAACTATAATTTATCACCGTGGATTTGCATGAAGTCGGAATATATCATGTTGTCAATGATCATTCCGGGTCCTTCATCTCCGGGAAATGATATAGATGTGTACCTACAACCATTAATTGCAGAATTAAAGGAATTATGGGAAGCTGGGATAGAAACTTATGATGCTGAAACCAACCAAACATTCCGAATGCGTGCAGCCTTATTGTGGACAGTTAGTGATTTTCCAGCATTAGCAATGGTTTCTGGATGGAGCACCAAAGGGAAACTGGCATGCCCCACTTGTAATTATgacacatgctctcaatatCTCAAGCATAGTCGTAAGATGTGTTACATGGGTCATAGGAGATTTTTGCCTCGCGATCATCCATTAAGAAAAGATAAGAAATCATTTAATGGTCAGGAGGAACATAGACCTGCACCAACTCCTTTGTCGGGTGTAGAGGTATTTGAAGAGCTGCGTGAATTCAACAATGTTTATggaaagggcaaaaaaaaaaggcctcGGGATAATAAGGGTCCCTGGAAAAAAAGGTCCATTTTTTTTGAATTGCCATATTGGGCACATAATAAATTGAGGCACAATCTTGATGTGATGCACATAGAGAAGAATATATGTGATAGTTTGCTTGGGACTTTATTGGATATAGATGGAAAGTCAAAGGATCATGTAAATTCTCGCTATGACTTACAAGAAATGGGGATACGGAAGGAGCTACAACCAATAGAAGATGATAATGGTAGTTTAAGTTTGGCTCGAGCTTGTTTCTCCATGAAGCCAGAACAGAAACGGTTGTTTTGCACAGTCATGAAAAATGCCAAATTACCAAAAGGGTGTGCTTCGAATATATCACAACGTGTGCAAGTGAAGGAGATGAAAATATCAGGGTACAAGAGCCATGATGCTCATTTTATAATGCATTACCTTCTCCAAGTTGCTGTTAGAAAAGCTTTGCCCAAGAATGTTTCGCTGACCTTGATTAG TGAATGA